A region of Pseudomonas marginalis DNA encodes the following proteins:
- a CDS encoding COX15/CtaA family protein has translation MAKPGFRLALFATLLALIVVLLGAYTRLTHAGLGCPDWPGCYGFISVPQSEAQLAHAELHFPDTPVEADKGWAEMTHRYFAGTLGLLIVLLAARSWSHRRDPGQPVKLPLFLLIVVFAQAAFGMWTVTLKLWPQVVTGHLLGGFATLSLLFLLTLRLSGVLPALIVPRRLQYWATAGLVLVIGQIALGGWVSSNYAAVACIDLPTCHGQWWPAADFANGFHLTQHIGPNYLGGQLDSDARTAIHLTHRIGAVLVTLVLAGLAWQLRAVGMTRLAGLLLIALAAQISLGLSNVYFHLPLPVAVGHNAGGAALLLTLVLVNYHARTSLVRVRHQLPFGWRFSPRKHVSGLITLKGEMPWRP, from the coding sequence ATGGCCAAACCTGGATTTCGCCTCGCGTTGTTTGCCACCCTGCTGGCGCTGATCGTCGTGCTGCTCGGCGCCTACACCCGCCTGACCCACGCCGGCCTCGGTTGCCCGGACTGGCCGGGCTGCTACGGCTTTATCAGCGTGCCGCAAAGCGAGGCCCAGCTGGCCCATGCCGAATTGCATTTTCCCGATACGCCCGTGGAGGCTGACAAGGGCTGGGCGGAGATGACCCATCGCTACTTCGCCGGCACCCTGGGCCTGTTGATTGTGCTGTTGGCGGCGCGTTCGTGGAGCCATCGGCGTGATCCGGGCCAGCCAGTGAAACTGCCGTTGTTTCTGTTGATAGTGGTGTTCGCCCAGGCGGCGTTTGGCATGTGGACGGTGACCTTGAAGCTGTGGCCCCAGGTGGTGACGGGGCACTTGTTGGGCGGCTTTGCGACCTTGAGCCTGTTGTTCCTGCTGACCCTGCGCTTGTCTGGGGTGTTGCCCGCGTTGATCGTGCCCAGGCGCCTGCAATATTGGGCCACGGCGGGTCTGGTGCTGGTGATCGGCCAGATCGCCTTGGGCGGCTGGGTCAGTTCCAACTATGCAGCGGTGGCCTGCATCGATTTGCCCACCTGCCATGGCCAGTGGTGGCCTGCGGCGGACTTTGCCAACGGCTTTCACCTGACCCAGCACATCGGCCCCAATTACCTGGGCGGCCAGCTCGACAGCGACGCGCGCACCGCTATCCACCTGACCCACCGCATCGGTGCAGTGCTGGTCACCCTGGTGCTTGCGGGGCTGGCCTGGCAGCTGCGTGCGGTGGGTATGACGCGGCTCGCGGGCCTGCTGTTGATTGCCCTGGCGGCACAAATCAGCCTGGGCCTGAGCAACGTGTATTTCCACCTGCCGCTGCCGGTTGCGGTCGGCCATAACGCCGGCGGTGCAGCGTTGTTATTGACCCTGGTGCTGGTCAATTACCACGCCCGCACCAGTCTGGTCCGGGTGCGTCACCAGTTGCCCTTCGGCTGGCGCTTCAGCCCGCGCAAACACGTATCGGGCCTCATCACCCTTAAAGGAGAGATGCCATGGCGACCTTGA
- the cyoE gene encoding heme o synthase, with amino-acid sequence MATLIGARHSQAIWRDYLELTKPKVVVLMLITSLVGMFLATRAGVPWAVLVFGNLGIALCAGGAAAVNHVVDRRIDAVMARTHKRPLAEGRVSPVAALAFALFLAVAGLALLLAFTNPLAAWLTLASLLGYAVVYTGFLKRATPQNIVIGGLAGAAPPLLGWVAVTGHVSAEPLLLVLIIFAWTPPHFWALAIHRKEEYAKADIPMLPVTHGEHYTKVHILLYTFALLAVSLMPYVIHMSGPLYLACALVLGGRFLQWAWVLYRGAQPHAAINTFKYSIWYLFLLFIALLVDHYLLLNL; translated from the coding sequence ATGGCGACCTTGATCGGCGCGCGCCACAGCCAGGCGATCTGGCGCGACTACCTGGAGCTGACCAAGCCGAAAGTGGTGGTGCTGATGCTCATCACCTCCCTGGTCGGCATGTTCCTCGCCACCCGCGCCGGTGTGCCGTGGGCGGTGCTGGTTTTCGGCAACCTGGGGATAGCCCTGTGTGCCGGTGGCGCGGCGGCGGTGAACCATGTGGTGGACCGGCGGATTGATGCGGTGATGGCCCGCACCCATAAGCGACCGTTGGCGGAGGGGCGTGTGTCGCCGGTGGCGGCGCTGGCCTTTGCTTTGTTTCTAGCCGTTGCAGGATTGGCCTTGTTGCTGGCGTTCACCAATCCCCTGGCGGCATGGCTGACGCTGGCTTCGCTGCTCGGTTACGCGGTGGTCTACACCGGTTTTCTCAAGCGTGCGACGCCGCAAAATATTGTCATCGGAGGCCTGGCCGGTGCCGCGCCACCGCTGTTGGGCTGGGTTGCCGTCACCGGCCATGTCAGCGCCGAACCCTTGTTGCTGGTGCTGATCATCTTCGCCTGGACCCCGCCGCACTTCTGGGCCCTGGCCATTCACCGCAAGGAGGAATACGCCAAGGCCGATATCCCGATGCTGCCCGTCACTCACGGCGAGCACTACACCAAGGTGCATATCCTGCTCTATACCTTCGCCCTGTTGGCGGTGAGCCTGATGCCCTATGTGATCCACATGAGCGGCCCGCTCTACCTGGCCTGTGCGCTGGTTTTGGGCGGACGCTTTCTGCAATGGGCCTGGGTGCTGTACCGTGGCGCTCAGCCGCACGCGGCGATCAACACCTTCAAGTACTCTATCTGGTACCTGTTCCTGCTGTTTATCGCCCTGCTCGTAGACCACTACTTACTGTTGAACCTATGA
- a CDS encoding SCO family protein — translation MTRTQKTVFILVAIVALIMGLTVNKVLSGKGQGDPTALIDAGIILLPQSRQLPPVSMTNQDGQPVRVNELKGKWSLLFFGYTFCPDICPTTLAQLRQIKSELPKEAVDKLQVILVSVDPNRDTPTQLKQYLGYFDPQFEGLAGANVEDVQKVSNAVSIPFIPADTSKPNYTVDHSGNLALIGPDGTQRGFIRAPLNNQKLVAQLPGLLQRK, via the coding sequence ATGACTCGAACTCAAAAAACCGTCTTTATCCTGGTGGCCATCGTCGCGTTGATCATGGGCCTGACCGTTAACAAAGTGCTCTCGGGCAAGGGCCAGGGCGACCCTACCGCGTTGATCGACGCCGGCATCATCCTGCTGCCGCAAAGCCGCCAGCTGCCGCCGGTCAGCATGACCAACCAGGACGGCCAGCCGGTGCGGGTCAACGAGTTGAAAGGCAAGTGGAGCCTGCTGTTCTTCGGCTACACCTTCTGCCCCGACATCTGCCCGACCACCCTCGCCCAACTGCGCCAGATCAAGAGCGAGTTGCCTAAGGAGGCTGTGGATAAGTTGCAGGTAATCCTGGTCAGCGTCGACCCGAACCGCGACACCCCGACCCAGCTCAAGCAGTACCTGGGCTACTTCGACCCGCAATTCGAAGGCCTCGCCGGCGCGAACGTGGAGGATGTGCAGAAGGTCTCGAATGCCGTGAGCATCCCGTTCATCCCGGCAGACACCAGCAAGCCCAACTACACCGTCGACCACAGCGGCAACCTGGCGCTGATCGGTCCGGATGGTACCCAGCGCGGCTTTATCCGTGCGCCGTTGAACAACCAGAAGCTGGTGGCGCAACTGCCAGGGCTGTTGCAGCGCAAGTAA
- a CDS encoding MetQ/NlpA family ABC transporter substrate-binding protein, giving the protein MKKLLVAFAAVAAFSAHAAETLKVAASPVPHAEILEFVKPALAKEGVDLQVKVFTDYVQPNVQVAEKRLDANFFQHQPYLDEFNKAKGTHLVSVGAVHLEPLGAYSSKYKKLEDLPDGANVVIPNDATNGGRALLLLAKHNLITLKDPTNILSTIKDITENPKNLKFRELEAATLPRVLTQVDLALINTNYALEAKLDPSKDALVIEGNDSPYVNILVSREDNQDSDAMKKLIAALHTPEVKQFIQEKYKGAILPAF; this is encoded by the coding sequence ATGAAAAAACTACTGGTTGCTTTCGCCGCCGTTGCCGCGTTTTCCGCCCACGCCGCCGAGACCCTGAAAGTCGCTGCCTCGCCGGTGCCCCACGCGGAAATCCTGGAATTCGTGAAACCTGCCCTCGCCAAAGAAGGCGTGGACCTGCAAGTCAAAGTCTTCACCGATTACGTACAGCCCAACGTCCAGGTAGCGGAAAAGCGCCTGGACGCGAACTTCTTCCAGCACCAGCCATACCTGGATGAATTCAACAAAGCCAAAGGCACTCACCTGGTGAGCGTCGGCGCTGTGCACCTGGAGCCCCTGGGCGCTTACTCCAGCAAGTACAAAAAACTGGAAGACCTGCCTGACGGCGCCAACGTGGTGATCCCGAACGACGCCACCAACGGTGGCCGCGCGCTGTTGCTGCTGGCCAAGCACAACCTGATCACCCTGAAGGACCCGACCAACATCCTGTCGACCATCAAGGACATCACCGAAAACCCGAAAAACCTGAAATTCCGCGAACTCGAAGCCGCCACCCTGCCGCGCGTGCTGACCCAGGTCGACCTGGCGCTGATCAACACCAACTATGCGCTGGAAGCCAAGCTGGACCCGTCCAAGGACGCCCTGGTGATCGAAGGCAATGACTCGCCTTACGTGAACATCCTCGTGAGCCGCGAAGACAACCAGGATTCGGACGCGATGAAGAAGCTGATTGCAGCCCTGCACACCCCTGAGGTGAAGCAATTCATCCAAGAGAAGTACAAAGGCGCGATCCTGCCGGCGTTCTGA
- a CDS encoding methionine ABC transporter permease, producing the protein MDVFLSFFANIDWSEIWLATGDTMIMLFGSLFFTVVLGLPLGVLLFLTSPRQLFEQKGLYALLSLVVNILRSLPFIILLIVMIPFTVLITGTSLGVAGAIPPLVVGATPFFARLVETALREVDRGIIEATQSMGASTRQIIINALLPEARPGIFAAITVTAITLVSYTAMAGVVGAGGLGDLAIRFGYQRFQTDVMVVTVVMLLILVQILQTVGDKLVVHFSRK; encoded by the coding sequence ATGGACGTTTTCTTGAGTTTCTTCGCCAATATCGACTGGTCCGAAATCTGGCTCGCCACCGGCGACACCATGATCATGCTGTTCGGTTCGCTGTTTTTCACCGTGGTATTGGGCCTGCCTTTAGGCGTGCTGCTGTTCCTGACCAGCCCACGCCAGCTGTTCGAGCAAAAAGGCCTGTACGCGCTGCTGTCGCTGGTCGTGAACATCCTGCGCTCGCTGCCGTTCATCATCCTGCTGATCGTGATGATCCCGTTCACCGTGCTGATCACCGGTACCTCCCTGGGCGTAGCGGGCGCGATCCCGCCGCTGGTCGTAGGGGCCACGCCATTCTTCGCGCGCCTGGTGGAAACCGCCTTGCGTGAAGTGGACCGCGGCATCATCGAGGCCACCCAGTCCATGGGGGCCAGCACCCGCCAGATCATCATCAACGCGCTGCTGCCCGAGGCACGCCCCGGCATCTTCGCGGCGATAACGGTGACGGCGATTACCCTGGTGTCCTACACGGCCATGGCCGGTGTCGTCGGTGCCGGAGGCCTGGGTGACCTGGCGATCCGTTTCGGTTACCAGCGCTTCCAGACCGATGTGATGGTGGTCACCGTGGTAATGCTGTTGATCCTGGTGCAAATTCTGCAAACCGTCGGCGACAAGCTGGTGGTGCACTTTTCTCGAAAATAA
- a CDS encoding methionine ABC transporter ATP-binding protein produces the protein MIEFQNVHKTYRVAGKDIPALYPTSLRVENGQVFGLIGHSGAGKSTLLRLINRLEEPSGGQITVDGEEVTALDANGLRRFRQQVGMIFQHFNLLASKTVADNVALPLTLAGELSRKDIDQRVAELLARVGLSDHAGKYPAQLSGGQKQRVGIARALATKPKILLCDEATSALDPQTTASVLQLLAEINRELKLTIVLITHEMDVIRRVCDQVAVMDAGVIVEQGSVADVFLHPKHPTTKRFVQEAEQVDEGEQRDDFAHVPGRIVRLTFQGEATYAPLLGTVARETGVDYSILAGRIDRIKDIPYGQLTLAVTGGDMEAAFARFTAADVHMEVLR, from the coding sequence GTGATCGAGTTTCAAAACGTCCATAAAACCTACCGCGTCGCCGGTAAGGATATTCCCGCGCTGTACCCCACCAGCCTGCGCGTCGAAAACGGCCAGGTGTTTGGCCTGATCGGCCACTCGGGTGCAGGTAAAAGCACGCTGCTGCGCCTGATCAACCGCCTGGAAGAGCCCAGCGGCGGCCAGATCACGGTGGACGGCGAAGAAGTCACCGCCCTGGACGCCAACGGCCTGCGCCGTTTCCGCCAGCAGGTCGGGATGATCTTCCAGCACTTCAACCTGCTGGCGTCCAAGACCGTTGCCGACAATGTGGCCTTGCCACTGACCCTGGCCGGCGAATTGTCGCGCAAGGACATCGACCAACGTGTCGCCGAGCTACTTGCCCGCGTCGGCCTGTCGGACCACGCCGGGAAGTACCCGGCGCAGTTGTCCGGTGGCCAGAAGCAGCGCGTCGGCATTGCCCGCGCCCTGGCGACCAAGCCGAAAATCCTGCTATGCGACGAGGCCACCAGCGCCCTCGACCCGCAGACCACCGCCTCGGTCCTGCAATTGCTGGCCGAGATCAATCGCGAGTTGAAACTGACCATCGTGCTGATCACCCATGAAATGGATGTGATCCGCCGCGTGTGTGACCAGGTAGCCGTGATGGACGCCGGCGTGATCGTCGAGCAAGGCTCGGTGGCCGACGTGTTCCTGCACCCCAAGCACCCGACCACCAAGCGTTTTGTGCAGGAAGCCGAGCAGGTCGATGAAGGCGAGCAGCGTGATGACTTCGCCCATGTACCGGGTCGCATCGTACGGCTGACGTTCCAGGGTGAAGCGACCTACGCGCCATTGCTGGGTACCGTCGCCCGCGAAACGGGGGTGGACTACAGCATCCTCGCCGGCCGCATCGACCGCATCAAAGACATCCCCTACGGGCAACTGACCCTTGCGGTCACCGGCGGTGACATGGAAGCGGCCTTTGCCCGCTTTACCGCCGCAGACGTCCACATGGAGGTGCTGCGCTGA
- the katE gene encoding catalase HPII, with protein MSTKKPATPSKSELAGTDTLDRGNTNAKLQALEEFRSDATGQALRTNQGVKISDNQNTLKVGARGPSLLEDFIMREKITHFDHERIPERIVHARGTGAHGYFQTYENHSALSKAGFLRNPEHKTPVFVRFSTVQGPRGSGDTVRDVRGFAVKFFTDEGNFDLVGNNMPVFFIQDAIKFPDFVHAVKPEPHNEIPTGGSAHDTFWDFVSLQPESAHMVIWAMSDRAIPKSLRAMQGFGIHTFRLINTEGKSSFVKFHWHPKVGTCSLVWDEAQKLAGKDTDYHRRDLWEAIESGDYPEWELGVQIVAEEDEHKFDFDLLDPTKIIPEELVPITPLGKMVLNRNPDNFFAEVEQVAFCPGHIVPGIDFTNDPLLQGRLFSYTDTQISRLGGPNFHELPINRPVVPFHNGQRDAQHRTVIDKGRAAYEPNSIDGGWPKETPPAAQEGGFETYYERVDANKVRERSESFGDHFSQAALFFHSMSHHEKEHIIAAYSFELGKVEREFIRARQVNEILANIDLELAKRVAQNLGLPAPTKGTVAPRESSLKESPALSQVNLLSGDIKTRKVAILAADGVDGAAIDALKKALAAEGAHAKLLGPTSAPVKTADGKRLPVDASMEGMPSIAFDAVFIPGGKESVKALSGDGVALHYVLEAYKHLKAIAVASDVKPLLDLLKLETDAGLIVGSDAKAFKAFFAAIAQHRVWDREPKAKAIPA; from the coding sequence ATGAGTACCAAGAAGCCAGCCACCCCGTCGAAGAGTGAACTTGCAGGCACCGACACCCTGGACCGTGGCAACACCAACGCCAAGCTGCAAGCCCTGGAGGAATTCCGTTCCGATGCGACCGGCCAGGCCCTGCGTACCAACCAAGGCGTGAAGATCTCCGACAACCAGAACACATTGAAAGTCGGTGCCCGCGGCCCCTCGCTGCTGGAAGACTTCATCATGCGTGAAAAAATCACGCACTTTGACCATGAGCGTATCCCCGAGCGCATCGTGCATGCCCGGGGCACCGGCGCCCATGGCTATTTCCAGACCTATGAAAACCATTCCGCGCTGAGCAAGGCAGGTTTCCTGCGTAACCCCGAGCATAAAACCCCGGTGTTCGTGCGTTTCTCCACCGTGCAGGGCCCGCGTGGCTCGGGCGATACGGTGCGTGACGTGCGCGGTTTCGCGGTGAAGTTCTTCACCGACGAGGGCAACTTCGACCTGGTCGGCAACAACATGCCGGTGTTTTTCATTCAGGATGCGATCAAGTTTCCCGACTTCGTGCATGCGGTAAAACCTGAGCCACACAACGAAATTCCTACCGGCGGCTCGGCCCACGATACGTTCTGGGATTTTGTTTCGTTGCAGCCGGAGTCGGCGCACATGGTGATCTGGGCGATGTCTGACCGCGCCATTCCAAAAAGCCTGCGTGCCATGCAGGGGTTTGGCATTCACACCTTCCGCTTGATCAATACCGAAGGTAAGTCCAGCTTTGTGAAGTTCCACTGGCACCCGAAGGTCGGCACCTGTTCCCTGGTGTGGGACGAAGCGCAAAAGCTTGCCGGTAAAGATACCGATTACCACCGCCGTGACCTGTGGGAAGCGATTGAAAGCGGCGATTACCCTGAGTGGGAGCTGGGTGTGCAGATCGTTGCGGAAGAAGACGAGCATAAGTTCGACTTTGACCTGCTCGATCCGACCAAGATCATCCCCGAGGAACTGGTGCCGATCACGCCGCTGGGCAAGATGGTGCTGAACCGTAACCCGGATAACTTCTTTGCCGAAGTCGAGCAGGTCGCGTTTTGCCCGGGCCACATCGTGCCGGGTATCGACTTCACCAACGACCCGTTGCTGCAAGGTCGTCTGTTTTCCTACACGGATACGCAGATCAGCCGTCTCGGCGGTCCGAACTTCCATGAGCTGCCGATCAACCGGCCTGTAGTGCCTTTCCACAATGGCCAGCGCGACGCCCAGCACCGCACCGTGATCGACAAGGGCCGAGCCGCGTACGAGCCGAATTCGATCGATGGTGGTTGGCCGAAAGAAACGCCGCCGGCTGCCCAGGAAGGCGGTTTCGAAACCTATTACGAGCGCGTCGATGCCAATAAGGTGCGTGAGCGCAGTGAGTCGTTTGGCGACCACTTTTCCCAGGCTGCGCTGTTTTTCCACAGCATGAGCCACCACGAGAAAGAGCACATCATAGCGGCCTACAGCTTCGAGTTGGGCAAGGTGGAGCGCGAGTTTATCCGCGCGCGTCAGGTCAACGAGATTCTGGCCAATATCGATCTGGAACTGGCCAAGCGCGTGGCGCAGAACCTTGGTCTGCCGGCGCCGACCAAAGGCACGGTAGCGCCGCGTGAGTCTTCGCTGAAAGAGTCGCCGGCATTGAGCCAGGTGAACCTGCTGTCCGGCGATATCAAGACGCGCAAAGTCGCGATTCTCGCGGCTGACGGTGTGGATGGCGCGGCAATCGATGCGCTGAAAAAAGCACTGGCTGCAGAAGGTGCCCATGCCAAGTTGCTGGGGCCGACCTCGGCGCCGGTGAAGACGGCGGATGGCAAGCGCCTGCCGGTGGATGCGTCGATGGAAGGCATGCCGTCGATTGCGTTTGACGCCGTATTTATTCCAGGCGGAAAAGAGTCGGTTAAAGCACTGAGCGGTGATGGTGTGGCATTGCATTACGTTCTGGAAGCCTACAAACACCTGAAGGCGATTGCGGTTGCCAGTGACGTGAAGCCACTGCTGGATCTGCTGAAGCTGGAGACGGATGCGGGGTTGATCGTGGGTTCGGATGCGAAAGCGTTCAAGGCGTTTTTTGCCGCGATTGCACAGCATCGGGTTTGGGATCGTGAGCCGAAGGCTAAGGCGATTCCGGCCTGA
- a CDS encoding PA5502 family lipoprotein, with protein MKLFTSRYLLLAAFSLLLGACQSTPPAAPEAPDPRAAAIAQLEQNLASSELATAEDQLAALQAQSPNDPTLEPYQRQLAEAYLQRSQIVLQKGDVNAAATALSRARALMPKAPALTGGVNSAITHARKVELDKAEEALKAAEAKPAAKVIDPAAPSTTVALNLTDIEALRHQLDAIATDVVNYQCDVTIQAPRTQDYPWLATLLTKRVKRIDSGYDLKIHRQILKHIPAQVVLIPRKAE; from the coding sequence ATGAAGTTGTTCACCTCCCGTTATCTGCTCCTTGCCGCGTTTTCCCTGCTGCTGGGCGCCTGTCAAAGCACACCGCCCGCCGCCCCAGAGGCCCCGGATCCGCGTGCTGCGGCCATCGCGCAGCTGGAGCAAAACCTGGCCAGCAGTGAGCTGGCCACCGCCGAAGACCAACTGGCCGCGCTGCAGGCCCAGTCGCCCAATGACCCGACGCTGGAGCCCTACCAACGTCAATTGGCCGAGGCTTACCTGCAGCGCAGCCAGATTGTGCTGCAAAAAGGCGATGTAAACGCCGCCGCCACCGCCCTGAGCCGTGCCCGCGCGCTGATGCCCAAGGCGCCGGCGCTGACCGGTGGCGTCAACAGCGCCATCACCCACGCCCGTAAAGTCGAGCTGGATAAAGCCGAAGAGGCCCTCAAGGCCGCCGAAGCCAAGCCCGCTGCCAAGGTCATCGACCCGGCCGCGCCAAGCACCACCGTGGCGCTGAACCTTACTGATATTGAAGCGCTGCGCCATCAACTGGATGCGATTGCCACCGACGTGGTGAATTACCAGTGCGATGTGACGATCCAGGCGCCGCGCACCCAGGATTACCCGTGGCTGGCCACGTTGCTGACCAAACGGGTGAAGCGTATTGATTCAGGGTATGACCTGAAGATTCACCGGCAGATTCTGAAACATATTCCGGCGCAGGTTGTGCTGATCCCGCGCAAGGCGGAATAA